GACGATTGCCACTTCGTCGAAACCGTAAGAGCGCCTGAGCTCTTTGAATTGGGGATGGGTCATCAGAGCCTCCTTGTTTGAAGAGTAACTATAACAAAAAGGCTTCGGATGGGTCAAGGATTTTGGGGTTACCTGACTACGTATTGAACCTCGGAAGACGACGGAGTCGACAATGGAAGTTCGATAAAGAAAGCGGCGCCCTTGCCCGGTTCACACTCCGCCCAGATCCTGCCGCCATGAGCCTGGACGATCCCGTGGCTGATCGACAACCCGAGTCCCGTACCCTGCCCGACATCCTTGGTGGTAAAGAATGGATCAAACAGCCTGGGCAAAGTATCGATTGCAATGCCTGGCACGTCATCAACGAAAGTTATTCGGATGGCTGAGGCTTCCTCAACCAACCGGATGGATATGAGTAGCTTGCCTCTGCCGTGAGCCCTGGACATGAAAAACTCGGCATTGATGACGATGTTCAGAAACACCTGCTGTAATTGAAAGTAGTCGGCGGTTATAGCTGGCAGGTCCTCCGCAAAATCGGTGACAACTACAATATTATTGATCTTTTGCTCATACGCCCGAAGCGCCAGGACTTTGTCGATCACCTCGTTCACCGATAACTCCTGGCGGCTCTGGTTGTGCCTGCGGGCAAAGACCAGCAGGTTTTTGACCACATCCACCGCCCTCTGTGCCTCTGAATGGATTGTCTCTACGTCCTGACGTATCGCCACGGGGATATCTGATGACGGGACCAGCTCCGAAAAACCCAGCACGCCGGTGAGCGGGTTGTTGATCTCATGGGCGATGCCAGCCGCGAGTTCGCCGACGGATGCCAGCCGGTCGGTAACCATAAGTTTTTCCTGCATGCGCTTGCGTTCGGTTATATCTTGGGATATGTGGACGCTGGCAACAACTTCTCCCGAAGGGCTGAACATCGGGTATGTCGATACTATGGTGTAAGTTCCCATCTCGGCGTTGTGGATCTCGACTTCAGCCGGAACTCCCTTTTTAAGCGTTTGAACATGGGGGCAACCCGATACCGGTTCTGTCGAACCATGAGAAACCTCGTAGCAGGTTTTGCCCACAAGATTCTCCGGCGAAGTTTTCAAGGCCTTCGGCGAAAGCCTTGTTAACCCGGACGATCTTAAAATCGCGGTCCTGGATCGAAACGGGCGTTGATATGGCATCGAAAGTCGCCCGCCATTCCTCGGCCGACCGCACCAGGCGGAGTTCCATTCGCTTGCGCTCCGTAACATCGCGGAAACTCCAGACCCTGCCGACGATCCGCCTTTCGAGACGCAGCGGCCGGGAATAACGCTCGAATACCCGCCCGTCTTTAAGCAGTAAAACGTCCGAACTCGAAAGCTCCGGTTGGGTCAAGATCTCTTCAATTCTCTTGACAAAACCGTCGCCGTCGGTGAGTTGCTGGCGGGCAAATTCGATAAGATCCTGATCGTTGCCTTTAGCGAGGATATCCTTGGACATCCCCCACATCTTCACAAAACGGCTTGAATACCGCTGTACTTTGCCGCCGTGGCCGACCACCAGAATGCCGTCAGCGGTCGATTCCAGCGTAGCTGCCAACTCCGAAAGCGATTGGCGCAACACCTCCTCGACCCGTTTGGACTCCGAGATATCCAAAGCGGTGAAGACGATGCCTTTCGAGATGTCCAAGGCATCCATGGGAGTCACCGAAAGCATGATCGGGAAATGGCTGCCGTCCTTGCGCCGGGCGCTGATTTCAACGGTCATTTGCCCGCGGGCTGACAACTGCTCCTGGATTCTGTCGCCCATAGTCTCATACGCTTCGTCGGTGTCATACAGGATGCGGGTGCTCTGCCCGACCATCTCATCCCGGGTGTAACCGGACAGACGGCACATAGTTTCGTTTACTTCTCTGATGACCCGGTTGACAGAGACAGCGATGCCGACCGGTGTGGTGCCGAATATAGCGGCCAGCTTGCCTTCCCGCTCCTTCAAGCTTCCTCAATCTGTCTTCGGGCAGTGATATCGCGGGAGACGCCGAGAATGTGCGAGGGACGCCCGTCGTCGTAGACGAGGCTGGCGGAGACTCCCGTCCACACCGTCGTGCCGTCCTTGCGTGGTTGTTCAACATCGATAAGGGGAACCCGACCCTGTTTTTCGCCGGTCATGATCTCGGCGGCGGCCAGTTTCATCCCATCTACAACAGCTTGAAGCGAACCCGGGCAGACCGCTCCTTTGTCGATTGCCTCAACACCTCGTCAGGGGTGTAGCCGCGCAACTGATAAACGGAGGGGCTGACATAGGTAAACCTGCCGTCCAGCGACAAAGTCCAGATGACGTCCGTAGAATTCTCGGTAATCAGGCGGTAGCGGCGTTCACTGTCACGCAGGGCGTTCTCCGCCTTCTTCTGTTCGGTGACGTCCTTGATGACGCCGAAGACCTTGCCCGAGGCAGCGTCGTATTCGGCGACAGATTGGACGTTGGCAACTGAGCCGTCGGAGGGACGGCGGATCTTGAACTCGACGTCATAGGTCTGCCCATGCTCAATGAGATTGGCTAATCCCTCGTCGAGGGCAGGGCGGTACTCTTCCAGGGGAATGCCCTGGATGGTGGACAGGGACCATGTATCGCCAGTAAGGCCGTAGATGGCTTTGGCGGCATCGGAGGCGGTGACTTTTTGGGATTTGAGATCTATCTCCCAACTGCCGAAGCCGAGGACGCGGCCGATGCGCTCAAGGCGCAGGATGTTTCCCAGCAGGGTTTTATGAGACCTGTATCCGTTTCCCGTCATCGTTCCCCGTGTAGTGTCGTTGGATTGCGCGGGCGGACGCACCGGGTACCGGACAGGCCGATGCGTTAATTAATAATTGTAATGATGCCTAAATACGAGTATTTTGTCAACCTTATGTCTGGTCAATTCATCGAGTGAAGATCCCGAGATACCAGTCTATTATCTGGTTGCCCCATAGGAAGGTGATGAAGGTGGTCAGGGCGAGGAAGGGGCCGAAGGCGATCGCTTCCCTTCCTCTCTTAATTTTAGCCGCCACCAGGATAACCGCTACAATCCCGCCCAAAATCCAGGACAACAGCACCGCTGCAATGATATTCGGCCAACCGGTGATCACTCCTGCCAACGCGCCCAGCCAAATATCGCCGATCCCCATAGCTTCCTGTTTATAATAGGCGTTAGCCCCCAGCCTGACCATGAAATAAACCGCCGCCCCTACCAGGCCACCGATAAGGGCACTGCCTAGGGAGGAAACCATTGTTAGCTCGCTCGTAAAAAAGCTTGCGACGAAACCTATCAGTATGCCACCGATCACGATGGTCGGAAGAACAAGTTGTTGTTCGAAATCTATGACGAAAATGACAAGTAGTAGGCTGAAATACGCCAGGGACAGTAGCAAGTCCGGCGTAAAGCCAAAATAGAGATAGAGCCCGGCGAAAGCCAGCGCGGTGACCAGTTCTACCCAGAATACCCGCTGGGGGATGGTCTCGCCGCAGGTGCGGCATCGGCCGCGGAGGGCAAGCCAGGAGATGATGGGGATCATGTCGAGCGGGGTCAGACGCCGGCCGCAGCCGGGGCATCGCGAAGGAGGCGCGACCACCGATTGTTCCTGGGGCAGCCTGTCGCAGAGAACGTTCAGGAAGCTGCCGATGACGGCGCCGAAGAGGGCGAAGATGACGGCGTAGGCTATTTCCATTTCGGGATATTGTGGCGGGTTGGGGCATGGGTGTCAAACTTTGTTATTTGTTTTAGCCCTTTGATATATATCGAAGGAAACGAATCCATTTTTACGTTCAGATTTGGGGTTTTAGCGGGTTCTAGTTTGGAACAATTCTTTTTGCATTTAAAACTAAACATGAAAATGAACCTATCCCTGCCCCTTCCCTCCGGCTCGGTCGCTCGCCGCTGGAAGGGGTGGTTTTTTTAAAGAGGTTCCGACTCGCAAGCCCCGCTCGTCGGAACCTCTATCCGGGATCCCCCGCCTAAAAACATCGTAAAGCCTAATTCTTTGATGGTATGCATATCCCCGGTCATACTCGTTTAGTCTTCGGTCTGTAACTCGCGAAAACGAATGAAACGAATATTTCGGGTGCAAATGAGTCTGGGGGAGCGATAAATAGGTTGTACAGATGTGCTATTATCATTGTGGTATTATAGCACCGGTGTCCTCGAAGGTGTCAAGCGTTTCGTGTCGTTTTTGGTAGAGTATTTTGTTATGTCGTCCAAGTGTGCTAAGAGGTAAAAATCCGAAAGAATATCCCAGCTCAAAACTCCAAATGGGCTTTCAGCGATTTGCGGGGCATTGAGATTCTTCACGATGCTTCGCTCGTTCAGAATGACAGCATGGGCGAAGGTGCCCCCTCTCCCTACCCTCTCCCCGTGGGGAAGAGGTGTAATGGGCGGATCCTCCCCGAGGCATCGGTGTACTATTCGAGGACGATTGCCACGCCTTGCCGCCAGGCAAGGCTCGCAAAGACAGAGTTTTTTGTGGCATCGGTGTGGATGGTGGTACTCCCTCTCCTTCATTTCCTCTCCCACGCGGGGGCGAGGAAAGCTAGATATTATAGCACATGGGTTCGATAGGGTTGTCAAGCGTTTCGTGTCGTTTTTGGTGCAATATTTTTCAGTGTCGGCACAGTTATTAGCCCCTAATTGATCGACACACTCGTCCAGGGTTAACCCTATTCGAAATACTTTAAGTCGCATTGCCGGTTTGCCACTAGGTAACCCGATCTGAAAAATCGGGTACATTTCACCCGAGAATTACGGGTGTTTTCGGATATGTCGAGGAATAAAAGTCAATTATAGTGTAACTATCAAGTCCCTGAGAGGCCGGGTATGTTGAGAGGGTTGTGTCCAGGGTGCGGCGAACTGGTAAGCGGATGGGCGCTAAGGGTCCCAAAATACAATAAATGCCCGCAGTGCGGACTTGATTACCTGCTATCCGAGAACGAGCAACCCTTTCAAAAGAACAATCCCAGGATACTCCCCGAGTACAAGCCGATCTTCAACAGGTCGCAACCGTTCACCGAACCGCAAACTGTGGAATAAAGGCTTACCTCTCTCGCAAAGACACAATATTAATGGATTGTGGTACCCCCGCTCCCTAACGACCTCCAAATCCCAATTGCAACGGTGGACTATTCGGGGACGATTGCCACGGATTGCCATTCAAGGCAATCCTCGCAAAGACATTTATGGGGGAAAGATTTCCTTACCCTCACCCTAACCCTCTCCCCGTGGGGAGACGAGGAATAAATGACCTCTGGATCTCAATTGCATCGGTGTACTATTCGTTGACGATTGCCACGGACTTGCCAACTGGCAACTCCTCGCAAAGACACAATATTGATGGATTGTGGGGATGGGCGAGGAAAGTTCTAACTTTAGTTGTAGCGGTTTTGATGACAACAAAGTGCTCGCGTAACACAACGTTATGTCAGTCACTTTCATCGTAAACGCTATACTTTTCCACCTTCACATCATTTATACTCACAACACATCGCTGGAACCACGGGCATGCGATCCGGCGAAAAGGCGCCGAAGAGGTACCGGAGTACCTTAAAAAATCGAAAATCGAAGAAAAACGGTAAACTAAAATACTATTGATTATATTCAACCCGCCCACATATAATCCTCAGGTACTTAACTGAACGACAATTCAGTGAGTAAATAAAATAAACTAGAACGGAAAGGTGGTGACAAACAGATGAAGTTCTTACAGAAATTCCGCAAAGGCCGCAAAGGCTTTACCCTGATTGAGCTTTTGGTGGTCATTGCCATCCTGGGCGTCATCGCCGCCGTCGCCGTACCGAACATCCTCAAGTTCATGGATAGCGGTGCTGAGGAAGCTGCTAGGGCCGAGCAACACAACGTTCAGGTAGCCGTCGCTGCATGGATGGTTGATAACACTGGCAGTCCAGCCGATGCAATCACTCCAACCGATAAAGGGCTCTTCGCAGCCTATCTTATCAACAATGTGGAATACAATTGGACCATTGATGCGAACGGTGCGGTAACTCCGACCGATAGTACGAATCCGCTTTACGTCGCACCCTAATAATCTTGTCAAAGCGTAACCGTAAAAAGAACCTCCCTCACAGGAGGTTCTTTTTTTCAAACTAAAGTAATCTTGACTCGCAATATTGAATATAATATTCTCTTGTTCAAGAAACATATCTGAGTATCATTGACCATAACAGGGGTAAATCTTATGAAATTAAGAAGGAAAAACGGTTTTACGTTAATCGAACTTTTGGTAGTAATAGCGATACTCGGGACTGTCGCGGCGGTAGCAGTACCTAATGTATTAAAGTTTATCGGAACAGGAAATGACGCTGCCGCTAAACAGGAATTACTCAACGTGGCGGCGGCAACCGCGGCGGCTCTTGCATCAGAACCACCTGTCGATCCGACTATAGATGATGCCCAGATTATCGCAGGTGTAGGAGTCGGCAAATTCATGGTTCAGAATACTGAATTCAAATACACAATAGATTCGGCTGGAAATATCACGCAGGGCGGAAGAGTCTCCTAAACGAACCATTTTCCGTAGAAACGTGACAACAAACCGCTACAAATTCTCAATAAATACGTCTTGACCCACTGATTTCTAATTGAGTATCCTAATAATAGCTATCTATGATTCGGATCAGTGAATAATCTGATGAAAAAACATCGCGGTTTTACCTTGATGGAAGTTCTCGTGGTACTAGCAATATTTGCTGTATTGGCGGGCATTGCAATACCAAACGTCCTGGGCTATATCGGGAAGGCGGATAGAAGCGCAGCGCTGGAAGAGGAACATAACCTCATCGTGGCCGTCGGTGTGGCGATGAAGCAAGGCGGAGGCGCCATTGTTTCAGATTACACAAGCAGCGGCAAGGTTTATGCAAACGCCGGGGCTGCAGATGACGATCCCGCCAAGTACCTTTATAACGACACCGAATTTGAATGGATCATCACTACTGACGGTGTGCTAACTCCCGGAGACGATAATCCGTTAAAACCTACCTGATGCAATAAGCATTGAAAAAAGAGCCCCCTTCGGAGGGCTCTTTTTTATTGAAATTGTCGCTCCGTTCAAGGATTTGCTTCGGCAAACTCAGCACAGGCTCAAGCTCACCACGAACGGAGGAAAAAAGCTCAGGGCAGGCTCAGGCTCCCACGAAAGGGTATTGGAGGGGTAACCATCCGTTCATGGATTTGCTTCGGCTAACTCAGCACAGGCTCAGGCTCACCACGAACGGAGATTGTATTAAAGGAACGAACTGATCATGCCGCCGCCAGTTGAAGGCTTTCGCCGTGGCGCCACACCTTTTGTCCGGCCACCCAACAACCGTTCCACCTCAGCCTGGTCGGCGCAATAATCAAACACTGTTTCACGTGAGATCTTCTGGTTTCTATATAAGTCAACCAAAGAATCATCGAGTGACATCATACCTTCTTCCCGACAGGTGCGGAGCACATTAGGCAACTGGTAGAGCTTTTCTTCCCGTATCAGGTTCCGCATAGCGGTATTGGCCAGCATGACCTCAACCGCGGCAATCCTGCCTTCATCGCAATACCTCGGCACCAGAGCCTGGCAAAGAACGCCCACAAGCAGTGACGCAAGGCGGGTATAGGCCAGGTGACGCTCATGGGGCGGGAAGAGGTCGATGATGCGTTCCAGGGCCTGGTGGGTGCTGGGGGCATGGCTGGTGGAGAGCACCAGGTGACCGGTCTCGGCGATGGTCAGAACCGCCGCCGCGGTCTCCAGGTCACGCATCTCGCCGACCAGGATGACATCCGGGTTCTGACGCAGGACGTGCTTCAAGGCGTGGGCAAAGGATTTGGTATCGGTACCCAACTGACGCTGGGTGATGGCGCACCTGATCGAGGGATAGACGTACTCAATGGGATCTTCGATAGTGATAACGTGCTTGGCCTCGGAGTTATTCAAATGCTGGATCATGGCGGCCAGGGTGGTGGACTTGCCGCTGCCGGTGGGGCCGGTGACGACGACCAGACCTCTGGGTTTGGTTACAAGGTCCTTGCAGATCTGGGGCAGTTCCAGTTCATCGATGGTGGGGATGACGGGAGGCAGGAGGCGGATGGCAAGGCTGATAGCGCCGCGCTGTTGCGCGGCATTGCAGCGGAGGCGGCCGACACCGGGCATGGTGAAGCCGAAATCAAGCTCGAGTTCTCTGTGGAAAATGTCGCGGTCGGAGGGCGAGGCGAGCTGGTTAAGGGCTTCCGCGGTGTCCTCAACAGAGAGCCCGGGCAACTTCAGCGGGTCCAGGGCGCCCTTGACGCGGACGAGGGGCGGCGAATCCACCACCAGGTGGAGATCGGAACCGCCGCGGTCGCGGGCTTCGGTGATGAGGGAGAAGACGTCAATCATTTTATGAAGTTCACAGTCAACAGTTTACAGTTCACAGGTTGCCCATTCCACCCCATAATTGCTTTCGTTGCACTATTCGCGGACGATTGCCACGAACTGCCGCAGAGGCAGTCCTCGCAATGACAATATTTATTACACACAGGTCAACGTGAAGTGGTAGATATAGACCATGGTGTCGGTGGTCAGTTCCTTAACGATCGAGGTGACAATAACGTTCTGGAAACGGTAAGTATCACGCAAGGAAGTAGCATAATTAAAGACAATTTTTTCATCAGGTGTATAGGCGGTGCCGACGATAACTACACTAGCTCCATCCCAATTAATCGAGTCCAATCTTACTTCGTCGATATTTCTCTTTTCCAACCAGGCACTGCGGACGTAGCCCGAAGCCATTTCACGCTGGCTCTGTAGAACGGTGTAGAACGAGGCATAAGCGGCCGCTTCAGTTTGAACAGGCGCAACAGCGGCATTGGCGGCGTCAATTTGGGGTTTGTAACCGGCTAACTTGGCCTGCGCCTGAGTAATCTGAAGCTGAACAGCGTCTATCTGCGGCTGTATTGCATCGGCGTCCTTCTTGGCTTTATCCACAATGGTCCAACCGTAAACCAAGGCGCCGATCAAGAGCAAGCCAACCGCCGGAGCCAGGATATTGAACCAGTTGACGCCACGGGGCAGGTAGATAGCCGGAATGGCGTTCAGGTTAATAACCGAACCAAACTCGTTAGGCAGATCCCGCTGAGCCATACCCAGGTTAACGACGAACCGGGAGGCATCGAAGCCCTCGGGCGCCGTAAAATCGGTGGTCAGGGCTTCAACGGTACGACCGTCGGGACCGCCCAGAGCCGGCCATCCGTTTTTGTCTTCCGCGATCTCACCCGAGACCAGGATAGCCACGTCGGCGCCAAGCGGGTCCTCGGTGTGGGAGGAATTGTAGAAGGTAACGGTCCGGGAGATCTCTTCAGCCATGGTGCTGAGACGTTCAGTCTCGGTCAGGTTTTCAGAACCAAGTGAGAAGCTGCGGATGACTTCCGGGACCCGGTCAACCATGACGATGATGTCGATGGTGGCAAGCCAGGTATTGACAACGACGCATCGCGATCGGTTCACGTTACGGACCAGCGCCAGCGGGGCAACGTCAAGGACCTTGCTTTTGAGACCGGCTTTGGTCAGGGTGCGCATCAGGGAATCCGTGGCATTCTTGGGATGAGCGGCCAGGAAAAAGCGCATCTCATGGGCTACGCCCGTCGGCAGTTCCTGCCGCGACACATAGACCTGGTCCAGGGGGACAGGAATAACCCGGGCGGCTTCACTATGGACAGCATCATCGAGGATATTCTTGGGAACTTCCGGGATGTTGATCAGGCGGAAGATGGAGTTCTGCCCGGAGACGGCGGCCACCACCTGATGCCCGGAAACCCCGTTGTCCGATGCTAGTGTCTTGAGGCGTTCGGCTACGGCGTCCTCCTGCATAATAATGCCTTCATTGACCATGCCGGAATCAAGGGGGGCGGTAGCCCATTTCTCAACCTGCTTGCCGGCGGTGACCAGGAGTTCAATTTCATTGTCTTCGATGTAGACGGTGGTAAGCGTTTTTGCCATCAGTTTATCCTTCCAACGCCATCAGGCTGATTGTGATAGTGGCATCCGGGGGCGGCACGGCGCTAAGTTCAGTATCAAATTCGGTATAGAATTTTATGTTCACAGAATCTATGGTGGCTGTGAGATAGGCACTGCCGGTTTCAAGATTACCGACGAAGTCGTTGATCCGTTCAATGGGACCGGAGACCACAATGACCATGGTGGTTTTTTGGTACTTGATCTTGTCGATAGTCTTTGATTCCGGCTCACTGGCGTGAAACTCCGTCAGGTTCAGCGTGTTGTTGGCCGCCAGGATGAACAATTTTTCGCCATAATCAATAGATTGAATAGCCGCGATGGGAGGCGGGGTGGGGAACTTAGCCTTGTACGCTTGAAGGTTAGCTTGAGCGGCAATAACCTTAGCCTGAGCAGCCGCTAGATCAGCCTGTGCTTTCGTGACGTTAGCCTGGATCGGCGGAAGTAGCGCCGAGGTACTATCCAGGTTGGCATTAAGGGTGTCCTGCCTGTCAAGTTCCTTTTGCCACATGGTATAGAGGAGCACTCCCCCAATGGCTATAAGCCCAAGGAATAGGACAGAGATGAATGCCTTGCTAATTTTCATTTAACTCCTTTATTCGTAATGGCATTGTTAAGTTCATCAACCGCTTTCAGATAACAAATGCCTTATTTTTTAAGATATTCAGATCCTGCTTTTCTAATGGCTAATAGTCCAAGTACGCACAGAAGAAAGGGTCAACTCGGGCAAGTCCATGATATCCCGGTAAGCCGGATCATAAGTTATCGAAAAGTTCTTGTCGGCCGCAAGGTCCATCGGTACATCGATGCCCTGTCCGCTCACGACGCTACCCTGTACAGTCGCATCCTTTTTAAAGGAGATGTTGCCATTGGGGGCATATATGAAAGCTTCCATGGGAACACCAACTTCTCCGGCTTCTTTCCTGAAGTCTATCGATCCGTTAATGGAAAATATGATGCTTTCACTTTTACCGAAATTCACTACTTTTTCAAAGCCGATATTACCAACCGCAACAAAGTTGGCATTACCTTCAAAAACGGTATCTTTACCAATGTCGATGGATCCGGTCACATAAATAGTGGCAGGTAGATCATCGGCGGTCCTGGGAAGCCCATCAGGACCGGGCAGGCCAAAATACACACTAGTCAAATTCATACTAGTTGAAAAATCCCCGTTTATGAACATTGAACCATAATAACCTGATGCGGTGATCTTTAGACTGCCGGGGTATACGGTCCCAGCACGAGCCAACGCTTCATAATGCGCAGCGAAAATTACATTTTGCAATGCCGACGGGAAGATCAAACCAGTCTGATATTCATAAGTTGGGCCAACATGCGTCAACGCGCCCTGGGAATCGAAATTTCCCATACAATACACGGGACCGTTGATATAGGTGTCCTTTTTCAACGTAATATCACTGCTGGATACTAGCGCACCATCCCAAAGATACAGTCCACCACCAGCAATGTAGGAAACAACCCGAGCCCCGGAACTGGCGAGAGCCTCAACACGATACATGGACTCCTGGGTTTTGCTGATAGTCACAGCAACGCTGTTCCCGTTCATATCGGTTACTGTCATGTTCGTTGCCGGACTATCGAGATGCTGGGGGATATAGTCATAAAGATCAAGCCCGTAATCAGCGGTAAAGGTCAATGGATCCTGGTTGATATACCACAGCGCCTTTTCAACGCCACTGTCGGCGGCAAAATAATCTTCAACGGCGATCTCAGTATGCTTGCCGACATTAAGGCTGGTCACAACTAGACCGAGCAAAGGACCCAGGATAAGTCCCCCCAGGGCAAGCATAACGAGAGCCAGAATCATCGCCATTCCTGCTTGCCGTTTAAACAACTTATTATAGGTTTTCATTGCTCTACCTCCCCGCTATACATTATCGGGTCTCGGCTCAATCTTGTAATATCGAGTCTCCGTGGCGGCTGTATTTCCGGATCCGTATCTGACCGTTATCTTCAATTCGTAAGTAGTAACGCTTCCCACTGTCGTTGCCTTGAACCAGGTACTGTTGTAATTGGGATCAGAGCTGTTGGTAGAAAAGAGAACACCGGTAGCTACGGTGATCTGCGGTGAAAGAACCCCGTTCACTGAACTCTGCCTGAGGAGGTTGCCATTGCTGATGGTATACGTGACTATTGTCACTTTTTCATTGAGTAAATCGATATTGTTAAAGTCTTCAGTGAACTTCAGAGGGGTGAATCCGTTCGGTGTGGTCATAACGATTTTGATGTTTGCCTGCAACGCATCCTTACTTATATATTGCCCGGCACTTTGCACCTGGCGAATGGCCATTGCCTGATTCTGACTTTTTTGGTTTACTTTCATTATTTGCATCGTTGTCATACTGAGCGCAGCCATCAGAAACCCCAATATAGCCATCCCCACCAGGAGTTCAACCAGGGTGAATCCCCTGGTGCGCCGCAACTTAAAACAGCTTAAAAACATCAACGGTTCACCTTGTAACCCTGGACGCTCACGCTTGCATCCCACAGGTTAGGGTTATTGGCAATTTTGTTGAACTCCACCAGGATGGTGATCCTCTGGATCCCATTATCCGTATCGTAGATGTCGGGATTGGATAATTCTTTGATGAAGGGGGCCGCGTTAATCGCATCCCACGGCACAACGGTGATAGTTATCCGATAATCCCCGGTGACTGTGACTTTGGCGTAATTATCCACAGGCCTCAACGGGTCACCTACATCGACCGCCCTTGAAAAATCCAGGTAGGGCGCCTTTTTAATACTTTCCCATTGAGTCCGAGCCAGGCTTTCAGCAGTGGATTCAGCGTCGTCAAGCATGTTGGCCTTCAAGGCATACTGGAGCGAGAGTAAAAAGCCAATACCCACTACCGTAAGGATGAATAGGGCAATCAATACTTCAATGAAGCTGAAGCCTCTATTCCCTTTCATTATTCTGGATCTCGCAAGTCTTCCCATTGTTCAAATCCTACTCAGTGCCGAGTTGTCCGTACATCGAGTACATAGATCCGACCAAGGCAACAGCGATAAAGGCTACAACGAGACCGATCACCACTGTCATAGCAGGTTGAATTAATTCCACCGCTGATTTTATTCTATCATCAGCTTCCATATCATAAGTATGCGCAACGGTAGCCAGCGTATCATCAAGCTTACCCGTTTCCTCACCGACACCGACCATCTGTACCATCATCGGCA
This is a stretch of genomic DNA from Dehalogenimonas etheniformans. It encodes these proteins:
- a CDS encoding sensor histidine kinase; translation: MGKTCYEVSHGSTEPVSGCPHVQTLKKGVPAEVEIHNAEMGTYTIVSTYPMFSPSGEVVASVHISQDITERKRMQEKLMVTDRLASVGELAAGIAHEINNPLTGVLGFSELVPSSDIPVAIRQDVETIHSEAQRAVDVVKNLLVFARRHNQSRQELSVNEVIDKVLALRAYEQKINNIVVVTDFAEDLPAITADYFQLQQVFLNIVINAEFFMSRAHGRGKLLISIRLVEEASAIRITFVDDVPGIAIDTLPRLFDPFFTTKDVGQGTGLGLSISHGIVQAHGGRIWAECEPGKGAAFFIELPLSTPSSSEVQYVVR
- a CDS encoding PAS domain S-box protein; this encodes MKEREGKLAAIFGTTPVGIAVSVNRVIREVNETMCRLSGYTRDEMVGQSTRILYDTDEAYETMGDRIQEQLSARGQMTVEISARRKDGSHFPIMLSVTPMDALDISKGIVFTALDISESKRVEEVLRQSLSELAATLESTADGILVVGHGGKVQRYSSRFVKMWGMSKDILAKGNDQDLIEFARQQLTDGDGFVKRIEEILTQPELSSSDVLLLKDGRVFERYSRPLRLERRIVGRVWSFRDVTERKRMELRLVRSAEEWRATFDAISTPVSIQDRDFKIVRVNKAFAEGLENFAGESCGQNLLRGFSWFDRTGIGLPPCSNA
- a CDS encoding PAS domain S-box protein, translating into MKLAAAEIMTGEKQGRVPLIDVEQPRKDGTTVWTGVSASLVYDDGRPSHILGVSRDITARRQIEEA
- a CDS encoding PAS domain-containing protein, which translates into the protein MTGNGYRSHKTLLGNILRLERIGRVLGFGSWEIDLKSQKVTASDAAKAIYGLTGDTWSLSTIQGIPLEEYRPALDEGLANLIEHGQTYDVEFKIRRPSDGSVANVQSVAEYDAASGKVFGVIKDVTEQKKAENALRDSERRYRLITENSTDVIWTLSLDGRFTYVSPSVYQLRGYTPDEVLRQSTKERSARVRFKLL
- a CDS encoding prepilin peptidase: MEIAYAVIFALFGAVIGSFLNVLCDRLPQEQSVVAPPSRCPGCGRRLTPLDMIPIISWLALRGRCRTCGETIPQRVFWVELVTALAFAGLYLYFGFTPDLLLSLAYFSLLLVIFVIDFEQQLVLPTIVIGGILIGFVASFFTSELTMVSSLGSALIGGLVGAAVYFMVRLGANAYYKQEAMGIGDIWLGALAGVITGWPNIIAAVLLSWILGGIVAVILVAAKIKRGREAIAFGPFLALTTFITFLWGNQIIDWYLGIFTR
- a CDS encoding type II secretion system protein; the protein is MKFLQKFRKGRKGFTLIELLVVIAILGVIAAVAVPNILKFMDSGAEEAARAEQHNVQVAVAAWMVDNTGSPADAITPTDKGLFAAYLINNVEYNWTIDANGAVTPTDSTNPLYVAP
- a CDS encoding type IV pilin protein; translated protein: MKLRRKNGFTLIELLVVIAILGTVAAVAVPNVLKFIGTGNDAAAKQELLNVAAATAAALASEPPVDPTIDDAQIIAGVGVGKFMVQNTEFKYTIDSAGNITQGGRVS
- a CDS encoding type IV pilin protein, with amino-acid sequence MKKHRGFTLMEVLVVLAIFAVLAGIAIPNVLGYIGKADRSAALEEEHNLIVAVGVAMKQGGGAIVSDYTSSGKVYANAGAADDDPAKYLYNDTEFEWIITTDGVLTPGDDNPLKPT
- a CDS encoding type IV pilus twitching motility protein PilT — its product is MDVFSLITEARDRGGSDLHLVVDSPPLVRVKGALDPLKLPGLSVEDTAEALNQLASPSDRDIFHRELELDFGFTMPGVGRLRCNAAQQRGAISLAIRLLPPVIPTIDELELPQICKDLVTKPRGLVVVTGPTGSGKSTTLAAMIQHLNNSEAKHVITIEDPIEYVYPSIRCAITQRQLGTDTKSFAHALKHVLRQNPDVILVGEMRDLETAAAVLTIAETGHLVLSTSHAPSTHQALERIIDLFPPHERHLAYTRLASLLVGVLCQALVPRYCDEGRIAAVEVMLANTAMRNLIREEKLYQLPNVLRTCREEGMMSLDDSLVDLYRNQKISRETVFDYCADQAEVERLLGGRTKGVAPRRKPSTGGGMISSFL
- the pilM gene encoding type IV pilus biogenesis protein PilM; the protein is MAKTLTTVYIEDNEIELLVTAGKQVEKWATAPLDSGMVNEGIIMQEDAVAERLKTLASDNGVSGHQVVAAVSGQNSIFRLINIPEVPKNILDDAVHSEAARVIPVPLDQVYVSRQELPTGVAHEMRFFLAAHPKNATDSLMRTLTKAGLKSKVLDVAPLALVRNVNRSRCVVVNTWLATIDIIVMVDRVPEVIRSFSLGSENLTETERLSTMAEEISRTVTFYNSSHTEDPLGADVAILVSGEIAEDKNGWPALGGPDGRTVEALTTDFTAPEGFDASRFVVNLGMAQRDLPNEFGSVINLNAIPAIYLPRGVNWFNILAPAVGLLLIGALVYGWTIVDKAKKDADAIQPQIDAVQLQITQAQAKLAGYKPQIDAANAAVAPVQTEAAAYASFYTVLQSQREMASGYVRSAWLEKRNIDEVRLDSINWDGASVVIVGTAYTPDEKIVFNYATSLRDTYRFQNVIVTSIVKELTTDTMVYIYHFTLTCV